In Clupea harengus chromosome 1, Ch_v2.0.2, whole genome shotgun sequence, one DNA window encodes the following:
- the LOC105897658 gene encoding perforin-1-like, producing MGVSTVTFLVAVHLTLIPLTTQSCTRGLPRECKEAEFAPGSNLAGEGFDITKMERKGAFVIDMNLWRRENNTCMLCRNPYQEGKMQKVPLPVVDWRVSHKCDIKVASSQYQSSESLVKASTTSVENNWKADLQVETKRGAGSLMLAGSQSKLAEYSMEKTKEDKFTFLSHKMVCSYYSYRVSNQPPLHPEFQHAINQLPKKYSSVNKQRFYKLINNYGTHYMTKVTLGGMVQSVTSIRQCMASLQGLSSDEIKMCLDVEASASVGDKVKSGAEMKHCQEAKEKTEAKNSFSNNFSDRLTEIFGGHTTEPELLFSADKDPAAYKEWLSSLPLNPDVISYSLDPLHELLPPNLPLRKELRKAIRHYVLESGLWQNCTESCKSGIKRNAKEPCTCSCHGDPGVGSDCCPTKRGLARVIITAVKATGLWGDTSTATDAFVKVFDSQNLQLGRTHVIWNNNSPWWNSAFDIGDVLLSQTRTVQFEVWDEDNKWDDDLLGTCTVDLKEGTKEGVCRLNHGMLFYKLQVTCGPSLSGPSCSEYVSSPMNGHLERLYVSRHSRPIPKDMLIKMGVFGDEHPTHFNLTNPN from the exons ATGGGCGTTTCAACCGTTACCTTTCTGGTAGCTGTCCATCTCACCCTCATACCCCTGACTACCCAGTCATGCACTAGAGGCCTCCCCCGTGAGTGCAAAGAGGCTGAGTTTGCCCCAGGATCCAACCTGGCCGGTGAGGGCTTCGACATCACCAAGATGGAGCGCAAGGGAGCCTTCGTCATTGACATGAACCTATGGAGGCGGGAGAATAACACCTGCATGCTGTGCAGGAACCCGTATCAAGAGGGGAAGATGCAGAAAGTCCCACTACCTGTGGTGGACTGGAGAGTCAGTCATAAATGCGACATTAAGGTTGCCAGCTCACAGTACCAGTCCAGTGAGTCCCTGGTCAAAGCCAGTACCACCAGTGTGGAGAACAACTGGAAAGCTGATTTACAAGTAGAGACCAAAAGGGGAGCTGGATCCTTGATGCTGGCTGGAAGCCAGTCCAAATTGGCTGAGTACTCCATGGAAAAAACTAAAGAGGACAAGTTTACCTTCTTGAGCCATAAGATGGTCTGTAGTTACTACAG CTACAGGGTTTCCAACCAGCCCCCTCTCCACCCAGAGTTTCAGCACGCCATTAATCAACTTCCAAAGAAATACAGCAGTGTGAACAAGCAGCGTTTCTACAAGCTTATCAACAACTATGGCACTCATTACATGACAAAG GTGACTCTGGGCGGGATGGTGCAGTCGGTGACCAGCATCAGGCAGTGCATGGCCTCTTTACAGGGCCTGTCCTCAGACGAGATCAAGATGTGTCTGGATGTGGAAGCCTCAGCCAGCGTGGGAGACAAAGTCAAGTCAGGGGCAGAGATGAAGCACTGTCAGGAGGCAAAGGAGAAGACAGAGGCCAAGAACAGTTTCTCCAACAACTTCAGTGACAG GCTCACAGAGATCTTTGGTGGCCACACCACCGAGCCTGAGCTTCTCTTCTCTGCGGACAAAGACCCGGCTGCTTACAAGGAGTGGCTCTCCTCCCTGCCACTCAACCCAGATGTGATCTCCTATTCACTGGATCCCCTCCATGAGTTGCTGCCCCCCAACCTTCCACTGAGGAAAGAGCTACGTAAAGCAATTAGACATTATGTTCTGGAGAGTGGACTCTGGCAAAACTGCACTGAGTCCTGCAAGTCTGGCATCAAAAGAAACGCAAAGGAGCCCTGTACGTGCAGTTGTCATGGTGATCCTGGTGTTGGAAGTGACTGTTGTCCCACTAAACGTGGTCTTGCTCGGGTCATCATCACTGCAGTGAAGGCCACTGGTTTGTGGGGCGACACCAGCACAGCTACAGATGCCTTCGTGAAGGTGTTCGACTCTCAGAACTTGCAACTTGGACGAACCCACGTGATTTGGAACAACAACTCACCTTGGTGGAACTCAGCCTTTGACATCGGTgatgtccttctctctcagacCAGGACGGTGCAGTTTGAGGTATGGGACGAGGACAACAAGTGGGATGACGACCTGCTCGGAACATGCACCGTGGACCTCAAGGAAGGGAcaaaagagggtgtgtgtcgCCTGAACCACGGGATGCTCTTCTACAAGCTCCAAGTGACCTGTGGCCCAAGCCTGAGTGGCCCGTCCTGTTCTGAGTATGTGAGCTCTCCCATGAACGGTCACCTGGAGAGGCTGTATGTGTCTCGCCATTCCCGGCCCATACCAAAGGACATGCTCATAAAAATGGGAGTGTTTGGGGATGAACACCCTACGCATTTCAATCTTACTAATCCAAACtga